In a single window of the Arthrobacter zhangbolii genome:
- a CDS encoding 2'-5' RNA ligase family protein produces the protein MRISESLDQIHAAGVPDDSRTVECAARCVGIVIAVPEPMASELRAARASFGDPMAAVIPAHITLVTTTETSDWDATVDHVREVAAAQEPFRVTLQGSASFRPVSPVVYVNVDQGFDECIALHKELQSGPLARDLVFPFHPHVTVAHDVSEQSMDEAVRRLDDYQASFTVDCVGLYEHDATGLWKLHEHVQLGTGA, from the coding sequence ATGAGAATCTCTGAATCCCTCGACCAGATCCACGCCGCCGGTGTCCCCGACGACAGCAGGACGGTGGAGTGCGCTGCCCGCTGCGTGGGCATCGTTATTGCGGTTCCCGAGCCCATGGCCAGTGAGCTCCGGGCCGCCCGGGCGTCCTTCGGGGATCCCATGGCGGCAGTGATTCCTGCCCACATCACCCTTGTGACCACCACCGAGACCAGCGACTGGGATGCCACCGTGGACCATGTGCGGGAGGTGGCTGCGGCACAGGAGCCGTTCCGGGTCACTCTGCAGGGAAGCGCCTCGTTCCGCCCCGTGTCTCCGGTGGTGTACGTGAACGTGGACCAGGGCTTCGATGAGTGCATTGCCCTGCACAAGGAACTCCAGAGCGGCCCGCTGGCCCGCGATCTGGTCTTTCCCTTCCATCCCCATGTCACAGTGGCACACGATGTCAGCGAACAGAGCATGGATGAGGCCGTCAGGCGTCTGGATGACTACCAGGCATCCTTCACAGTGGACTGCGTTGGCCTCTATGAACACGACGCCACCGGGCTGTGGAAGCTGCACGAGCACGTGCAGCTCGGCACAGGGGCCTAA
- a CDS encoding alpha/beta hydrolase family protein, whose product MPTFESVSFPGVNGTTLAGTLDIPDGGTGAWALFSHGFTLGKNSAAASRISKALAGHGIGVLRYDAAGLGSSTGNWEDGSFSTKVADLQHAAAFMAESGRPVSLLVGHSLGGAAVLAAASEISGLRAVATIAAPFRPSHVVHLFESELDLIAEQGSARVDLGGGELEIRRHLIEDLRSHDLTGDIRDLHLPLMVMHSPTDNTVGIDNASEIFSTARHPRNFISLEGSDHLMVERSQTSRAAAIIAAWAGTYLDLDEP is encoded by the coding sequence ATGCCTACGTTTGAATCCGTCTCCTTCCCCGGTGTCAACGGCACCACCCTGGCCGGCACCCTCGACATTCCCGACGGCGGAACCGGCGCCTGGGCACTGTTCAGCCACGGTTTCACCCTGGGGAAGAACAGTGCTGCCGCGTCCCGAATTTCGAAGGCGCTGGCCGGTCACGGCATCGGTGTGCTGCGCTATGACGCTGCCGGACTGGGCAGCTCCACCGGCAACTGGGAGGACGGCAGCTTCAGCACCAAGGTCGCCGACCTGCAGCATGCAGCAGCCTTTATGGCCGAATCCGGGCGTCCGGTTTCCCTGCTGGTGGGGCATTCCCTGGGCGGAGCCGCCGTTCTGGCCGCCGCGTCGGAGATTTCCGGGCTGCGGGCAGTAGCCACCATCGCGGCCCCGTTCAGGCCCTCCCACGTGGTGCACCTGTTCGAGTCCGAACTGGACCTGATTGCCGAACAGGGATCGGCGCGGGTGGACCTGGGCGGCGGGGAACTCGAAATCCGCCGGCACCTGATCGAGGATCTGCGCAGCCATGACCTCACCGGGGACATCCGGGACCTGCATCTGCCCCTGATGGTGATGCACTCCCCCACCGACAACACGGTGGGGATCGATAACGCGAGCGAGATCTTCTCCACGGCCCGGCATCCGCGCAACTTCATTTCCCTGGAGGGCAGCGACCATCTGATGGTGGAGCGGTCCCAGACCTCCCGCGCAGCTGCCATCATCGCCGCGTGGGCAGGTACGTACCTGGATCTGGACGAGCCCTAG
- a CDS encoding succinate dehydrogenase iron-sulfur subunit: MTTEIAEPASKIELPESVGGDIPSFEITLKVRRYNPEVSDEAYWDEWKLTMYGTDRVLDALHKVKWEHDGSVSFRRSCAHGVCGSDAMRINGRNRLACKTLLKDLDTSKPILVEPIKGLPVEKDLIVDMEPFFQSYREIMPFLVTKGHEPTKERLQSAEDRERFDDTTKCILCAACTSSCPVFWTDGQYFGPAAIVNAHRFIFDSRDDAGDMRLEILNDKEGVWRCRTTFNCSEACPRGIQVTKAISEVKQAILARSL; encoded by the coding sequence ATGACAACGGAAATCGCGGAGCCCGCCTCCAAGATCGAGCTCCCGGAATCTGTGGGCGGGGACATCCCCTCGTTCGAGATCACGCTCAAGGTCCGCCGCTACAACCCCGAGGTTTCCGACGAAGCCTACTGGGATGAGTGGAAGCTGACCATGTACGGCACCGACCGTGTGCTGGACGCCCTGCACAAGGTCAAGTGGGAGCACGACGGTTCGGTTTCGTTCCGCCGCTCCTGCGCCCACGGTGTCTGCGGCTCCGATGCCATGCGCATCAACGGCCGTAACCGCCTGGCCTGCAAGACGCTGCTGAAGGACCTGGACACGTCCAAGCCCATCCTCGTTGAGCCCATCAAGGGCCTGCCGGTGGAGAAGGACCTGATCGTGGACATGGAACCCTTCTTCCAGTCCTACCGCGAGATCATGCCGTTCCTGGTCACCAAGGGCCACGAGCCCACCAAGGAACGCCTGCAGTCCGCCGAGGACCGTGAGCGCTTCGATGACACCACCAAGTGCATCCTCTGCGCCGCGTGCACCTCCTCCTGCCCGGTGTTCTGGACCGACGGTCAGTACTTCGGCCCGGCAGCGATTGTGAACGCGCACCGCTTCATCTTCGACTCCCGTGACGACGCCGGCGACATGCGCCTGGAGATCCTGAACGACAAGGAAGGCGTCTGGCGCTGCCGCACGACCTTCAACTGCTCGGAAGCATGCCCCCGCGGCATCCAGGTCACCAAGGCCATTTCCGAGGTCAAGCAGGCCATCCTGGCCCGCTCGCTGTAA
- the sdhA gene encoding succinate dehydrogenase flavoprotein subunit, whose product MQVHKYDVVIVGAGGAGMRAAIESGQRARTAVLTKLYPTRSHTGAAQGGMCAALANVEEDNWEWHTFDTVKGGDYLVDQDAAEVMAKEAIDAVLDLEKMGLPFNRTPEGRIDQRRFGGHTRDHGKAPVRRACYAADRTGHMILQTLYQNCVKHNVEFYNEFYVLDLLTVEDTFGQKRVAGVVSYDLATGELHVFQAKSVIFASGGAGKVFKTTSNAHTLTGDGMGIAFRRGIPLEDMEFFQFHPTGLAGLGILLSEAARGEGAILRNSEGERFMERYAPTIKDLAPRDIVARSMANEVREGRGCGPNKDYVLLDLTHLEPAHIDAKLPDITEFARTYLGVEPYTEPVPVFPTAHYAMGGIPTNIKAEVLQDNDTVIPGLYAAGEVACVSVHGSNRLGTNSLLDINVFGRRAGIHAAEYALTADFVDLPENPEAATIELLDVVRNSEGTERVAEIRRDLQNTMDANMQVFRTADTLNQVLTDIASLEERYKKISVQDKGKRFNLDLLEAVELGFLLELAKVMTVAALHREESRGGHFREDFPERDDENFMKHSMAYKVDEAENAEHTAGIRLDTKPVIFTRYEPMVRKY is encoded by the coding sequence ATGCAGGTCCATAAGTACGACGTCGTCATTGTCGGCGCCGGCGGCGCCGGTATGCGTGCCGCCATCGAATCCGGTCAGCGCGCACGGACGGCGGTACTGACCAAGCTGTACCCCACCCGCTCCCACACGGGTGCGGCGCAGGGCGGCATGTGTGCGGCACTGGCCAATGTCGAAGAAGACAACTGGGAATGGCACACCTTCGACACCGTCAAGGGCGGTGACTACCTGGTGGACCAGGATGCAGCAGAGGTCATGGCTAAAGAAGCCATTGACGCCGTGCTGGACCTGGAAAAGATGGGCCTGCCCTTCAACCGCACGCCCGAAGGCCGCATTGACCAGCGACGGTTCGGCGGGCACACCCGGGACCATGGCAAGGCACCGGTACGCCGCGCCTGCTACGCCGCGGACCGCACCGGCCACATGATCCTCCAGACCCTCTACCAAAACTGCGTCAAGCACAACGTGGAGTTCTACAACGAGTTCTACGTGCTCGACCTGCTGACGGTGGAGGACACCTTCGGGCAGAAGCGGGTGGCCGGCGTCGTTTCCTACGACCTGGCAACCGGTGAACTGCACGTCTTCCAGGCCAAGTCCGTCATCTTCGCCTCCGGCGGTGCCGGCAAGGTCTTCAAGACCACGTCCAACGCCCACACCCTGACCGGTGACGGCATGGGCATCGCCTTCCGCCGCGGCATCCCCCTGGAAGACATGGAGTTCTTCCAGTTCCATCCGACCGGCCTTGCCGGACTGGGCATCCTGCTTTCCGAAGCAGCCCGCGGAGAAGGCGCGATCCTGCGCAACTCGGAGGGTGAGCGCTTCATGGAGCGTTACGCCCCCACCATCAAGGACCTCGCCCCGCGTGACATTGTTGCCCGTTCCATGGCCAACGAAGTCCGTGAAGGCCGCGGCTGCGGCCCGAACAAGGATTACGTCCTGCTCGACCTGACGCACCTGGAACCGGCACACATTGATGCCAAGCTCCCGGACATCACCGAGTTTGCACGCACCTACCTTGGTGTGGAGCCCTACACCGAGCCGGTGCCGGTCTTCCCCACGGCGCACTACGCCATGGGCGGCATCCCGACCAACATCAAGGCCGAGGTCCTGCAGGACAACGACACGGTGATCCCGGGCCTCTACGCAGCCGGCGAAGTTGCCTGCGTTTCGGTTCACGGCTCCAACCGCCTGGGTACCAACTCGCTGCTGGACATCAACGTGTTCGGCAGGCGTGCGGGCATCCACGCCGCAGAGTACGCACTGACCGCTGACTTCGTGGATCTGCCGGAAAACCCGGAAGCAGCCACGATCGAGCTGCTGGACGTGGTCCGCAACTCCGAAGGCACCGAACGGGTCGCCGAGATTCGCCGGGATCTGCAGAACACCATGGATGCCAACATGCAGGTGTTCCGCACTGCGGATACGCTCAACCAGGTGCTGACCGACATTGCCTCGCTCGAAGAGCGGTACAAGAAGATCAGCGTCCAGGACAAGGGCAAGCGCTTCAACCTGGACCTGCTCGAAGCCGTGGAACTGGGCTTCCTGTTGGAACTGGCAAAGGTCATGACGGTGGCAGCCCTCCACCGCGAGGAATCCCGCGGCGGACACTTCCGCGAGGACTTCCCCGAGCGTGACGACGAGAATTTCATGAAGCATTCGATGGCGTACAAGGTTGATGAAGCAGAGAACGCCGAGCACACCGCCGGCATTCGACTGGACACCAAGCCGGTCATCTTCACGCGCTACGAGCCGATGGTGAGGAAGTACTAA
- a CDS encoding succinate dehydrogenase hydrophobic membrane anchor subunit → MTTSTNEAHALEAPRSGRIAPKYTRNGSGRGNFEMLAWLFMRVSGVILVVLIFTHLFVNLVVGDGIHAVDFGFVAGKWANPVWQVWDLVMLWLAMLHGGNGVRTIINDYADKKATRMWLKTVLYVATAVIILLGTLVIFTFDPCPANAPADLIPDFCSSL, encoded by the coding sequence ATGACTACATCAACCAACGAAGCGCACGCCCTCGAAGCACCCCGCTCCGGACGCATTGCTCCCAAGTACACCCGCAACGGATCAGGCCGCGGCAACTTTGAAATGCTGGCCTGGCTGTTCATGCGTGTATCCGGTGTCATCCTGGTCGTCCTGATCTTCACCCACCTGTTCGTGAACCTGGTGGTTGGCGACGGCATCCACGCCGTGGATTTCGGTTTCGTTGCCGGCAAGTGGGCCAACCCCGTATGGCAGGTCTGGGACCTGGTCATGCTCTGGCTGGCCATGCTGCACGGCGGCAACGGCGTGCGCACCATCATCAACGACTACGCGGATAAGAAAGCCACCCGTATGTGGCTCAAGACGGTTCTTTACGTCGCAACCGCTGTGATCATCCTGCTCGGCACCCTGGTGATCTTCACCTTCGATCCCTGCCCCGCAAACGCTCCGGCTGACCTGATCCCTGATTTCTGCAGCTCCTTGTAG
- the sdhC gene encoding succinate dehydrogenase, cytochrome b556 subunit, whose product MSKLPAGTLYRGREGQWSWVAHRITGVVIFFFLLVHVLDTSLVRVSPEAYNVVIGAYKNPIMGLGELGLVAAIVFHAFNGLRVVLIDFWKKGPKYQRQMLWAVVGLWAVTLIGFSIRHIPNVFGG is encoded by the coding sequence GTGTCGAAGTTACCAGCAGGCACTCTCTACCGTGGCCGTGAGGGCCAATGGTCGTGGGTCGCCCACCGCATCACTGGCGTGGTGATCTTCTTCTTCCTTTTGGTCCACGTTCTGGATACCTCATTGGTGCGAGTATCGCCCGAGGCCTACAACGTGGTGATCGGAGCCTACAAGAACCCGATTATGGGACTCGGCGAGCTTGGCCTCGTCGCAGCCATCGTGTTCCATGCCTTCAACGGCCTGCGCGTGGTCCTGATCGACTTCTGGAAGAAGGGGCCGAAGTACCAGCGGCAGATGCTCTGGGCCGTCGTTGGCCTGTGGGCAGTGACGCTCATCGGCTTCTCAATTCGCCACATTCCGAACGTTTTCGGGGGTTAG
- a CDS encoding mannose-1-phosphate guanylyltransferase → MSNEKAYPAPSSAVLDRFYGVIPAGGVGTRLWPLSRAAAPKFLHDLTGSGSTLIRATYDRLAPLSGDRVMVVTGAVHRQAVRQQLPEISNKNLVLELEPKDSAAAIGLAAAILYKRDPQIIMGSFAADQVIAPVEVFQQAVREAVHTAAQGYIVTIGIQPTHPSTGFGYIRAGAQLKVAGAPSAHSVVEFVEKPSADVAQTYLASGSYSWNAGMFVAPVDLMLKHLEANEPVLYAGLMEIADAWDTTRRREVVRRVWPTLPKTAIDYAVAEPAAAAGDVAMIPGAFSWDDVGDFAAIGRLNPAEENSDLTVMGDGARVYSENASGIVVSDTKRVIALIGIEDVVIVDTPDALLVTTKEHAQEVKKAVEHLRASGDTDVL, encoded by the coding sequence ATGAGTAATGAAAAGGCATACCCCGCACCTTCGTCCGCCGTTCTCGACCGTTTCTACGGCGTGATTCCGGCCGGCGGCGTCGGCACACGGCTCTGGCCGCTGTCACGGGCTGCCGCACCGAAGTTCCTTCATGACCTCACCGGCTCCGGATCCACGCTGATCCGTGCCACCTACGACCGCCTGGCGCCGCTGAGCGGGGACCGGGTCATGGTGGTCACCGGCGCGGTGCACCGGCAGGCGGTCCGCCAGCAGCTGCCCGAAATCTCCAACAAGAACCTGGTGCTTGAGCTTGAGCCCAAGGACTCCGCGGCGGCCATCGGCCTGGCTGCGGCCATTCTGTACAAGCGCGATCCGCAGATCATCATGGGTTCCTTCGCGGCCGACCAGGTGATCGCCCCGGTCGAGGTTTTCCAGCAGGCAGTCCGTGAAGCTGTGCACACTGCGGCGCAGGGCTACATTGTCACCATCGGCATCCAGCCCACCCATCCGTCCACCGGTTTTGGCTACATCCGGGCAGGGGCGCAGCTGAAGGTTGCGGGAGCGCCGAGTGCGCATTCGGTGGTGGAGTTTGTGGAAAAGCCCTCCGCCGACGTAGCGCAGACGTACCTCGCCAGCGGCAGCTACAGCTGGAATGCGGGTATGTTCGTGGCGCCCGTGGACCTGATGCTGAAGCATTTGGAAGCCAACGAGCCGGTCCTGTATGCGGGGCTGATGGAGATTGCCGACGCCTGGGACACCACGCGCCGCCGGGAGGTAGTCCGGCGGGTCTGGCCTACCCTGCCCAAAACAGCCATCGACTATGCGGTGGCCGAGCCTGCTGCAGCTGCCGGCGACGTCGCCATGATCCCGGGAGCCTTCAGCTGGGATGACGTGGGGGACTTCGCCGCCATCGGCCGGCTGAACCCGGCCGAGGAGAACAGCGACCTCACCGTGATGGGCGACGGCGCGAGGGTCTACTCGGAAAACGCCAGCGGGATTGTCGTTTCCGACACCAAACGCGTCATCGCCCTGATCGGCATCGAGGATGTGGTGATTGTTGATACACCCGACGCCCTGCTGGTCACCACCAAGGAACATGCCCAGGAAGTAAAGAAGGCCGTGGAGCACCTCAGGGCCAGCGGAGACACCGACGTCCTGTAG
- a CDS encoding amidohydrolase: protein MSNSPIPSIRGSVAPLLGGLIDFRRDLHAHPELSTKEFRTTDRIVEALEAAGLAPKRLQNTGVVVDIGDGPLRLALRADIDALPVLEETGLPYASEHTGIAHACGHDIHTTVMLGVAQVLAKFDAAGELGGRVRVIFQPAEEVMPGGALSVIEQGALDGVPRILALHCDPRVDVGQIGTRIGAITSASDTIRIELSGRGGHTSRPHLTEDLVFALAEIAVSVPAVLSRRIDVRSGVSVVWGQMHAGSAPNAIPGHGFMAGTMRCLDAEAWYAAGELLDKVVREVAAPFGVEVALEHTRGVPPVINADAEISLLEASARAELGEDAVVLAPQSMGGEDFAWMTQTVPGALMRLGTRSPGGETFDLHRGDYNPDEQAISCGVSVMAAAALRAARGLRH, encoded by the coding sequence TTGAGCAATTCCCCCATCCCCTCGATACGGGGAAGTGTGGCTCCGCTGCTGGGTGGGTTGATCGACTTCCGGCGGGACCTCCATGCCCACCCCGAGCTGTCAACCAAGGAGTTCCGGACCACCGACCGGATCGTGGAAGCACTGGAAGCGGCCGGCCTCGCACCCAAGCGGCTGCAGAACACCGGTGTTGTCGTCGACATCGGAGACGGACCGCTTCGCCTCGCCCTGCGGGCGGATATCGATGCCCTTCCGGTCCTGGAGGAAACGGGGCTGCCCTATGCCTCGGAGCACACGGGCATAGCCCACGCCTGCGGGCATGACATTCACACCACCGTGATGCTCGGTGTTGCCCAGGTGCTGGCGAAGTTCGACGCCGCCGGTGAGCTCGGCGGACGCGTGCGGGTGATTTTCCAGCCGGCCGAGGAAGTGATGCCCGGCGGCGCCCTGTCCGTCATAGAGCAGGGAGCCCTTGACGGCGTTCCCCGCATCCTTGCCCTGCACTGCGATCCGCGGGTGGACGTTGGACAGATTGGTACCCGCATCGGCGCTATCACTTCGGCGTCGGACACCATCCGGATCGAACTCAGCGGACGGGGCGGGCACACGTCCCGGCCCCACCTGACCGAGGATCTTGTTTTCGCCCTGGCCGAGATTGCAGTCAGTGTCCCTGCCGTGCTGTCGCGGCGGATCGATGTACGCAGCGGCGTTTCGGTGGTCTGGGGACAGATGCATGCCGGCTCCGCCCCCAATGCCATTCCCGGCCACGGCTTCATGGCCGGAACCATGCGCTGCCTGGACGCCGAGGCCTGGTATGCCGCCGGTGAGCTCCTGGACAAAGTGGTGCGGGAAGTTGCCGCTCCGTTCGGCGTCGAGGTAGCCCTGGAGCACACCCGCGGTGTGCCGCCGGTTATCAACGCGGACGCGGAAATCAGCCTGCTTGAAGCCTCAGCCCGCGCCGAACTGGGTGAAGACGCCGTGGTCCTGGCCCCGCAGTCCATGGGCGGTGAGGACTTCGCCTGGATGACCCAGACTGTGCCGGGCGCCCTGATGCGCCTGGGTACGCGGTCTCCCGGCGGGGAGACCTTTGACCTGCACCGGGGGGACTATAACCCCGACGAACAGGCCATCAGCTGCGGCGTGAGCGTGATGGCAGCGGCTGCCCTGCGTGCCGCGCGCGGACTGCGCCACTAG
- a CDS encoding BMP family lipoprotein produces MKNFPRSFKRNAGVSAAMLGVSALLLSGCGAAPEEEAEGSSEAAASSDFTGCIVSDAGGWDDRSFNQSTYEGLMAAKDALGIETREVESKDASDYTNNVNSTVDAGCDLTVTVGFLLSDATKDAAEANPDTNFAIVDDNAIELDNVKPIIYDTAQAAFLAGYVAAGTTQTGTVATYGGMNIPTVTIFMEGFADGIEYYNEENGTDVKLLGSDSFVDSFDNRAAGKTLTQNFINEGADIIMPVAGPVGLGTMEAVVEANDGGKDVKAVWVDSDGYETAGIGQEYILTSVMKLMGDAVENIVTESAEGNFSAEPYVGTLENGGVDLAPFHDQEGNVPEEVKTAIEDLKAKIIDGEIKVESKSSPQQ; encoded by the coding sequence TTGAAGAATTTCCCGCGCAGCTTCAAGCGCAATGCCGGCGTCTCCGCCGCCATGCTCGGCGTGTCGGCGCTCCTGCTTTCCGGTTGCGGCGCTGCACCGGAAGAGGAGGCCGAGGGCAGCTCCGAGGCCGCTGCGAGCAGCGACTTCACCGGCTGCATTGTCTCCGACGCCGGTGGCTGGGACGACCGCTCGTTCAACCAGTCCACCTATGAAGGCCTGATGGCTGCCAAGGACGCGCTGGGCATTGAAACCCGTGAAGTCGAGTCCAAGGATGCATCCGACTACACCAACAACGTCAACAGCACGGTTGACGCGGGCTGCGACCTGACGGTCACCGTTGGCTTCCTGCTCTCCGACGCCACGAAGGACGCGGCGGAAGCAAACCCGGACACCAACTTCGCCATCGTTGATGACAACGCCATTGAGCTCGACAACGTCAAGCCGATCATCTACGACACGGCCCAGGCCGCGTTCCTGGCCGGCTACGTTGCCGCAGGCACCACCCAGACCGGCACCGTTGCCACCTACGGCGGCATGAACATCCCCACCGTGACCATCTTCATGGAGGGCTTCGCCGACGGCATCGAGTACTACAACGAAGAAAACGGCACCGATGTGAAGCTCCTCGGCAGCGATTCCTTCGTGGACAGCTTCGACAACCGCGCCGCCGGCAAGACGCTGACCCAGAACTTCATCAATGAAGGCGCCGACATCATCATGCCCGTCGCCGGTCCGGTAGGCCTGGGCACCATGGAAGCCGTTGTTGAAGCCAACGACGGCGGCAAGGACGTCAAGGCCGTATGGGTTGACTCCGACGGCTACGAGACCGCCGGCATCGGCCAGGAATACATCCTGACCTCCGTCATGAAGCTCATGGGCGACGCCGTAGAGAACATCGTCACCGAATCCGCCGAAGGCAACTTCAGCGCCGAGCCGTACGTCGGCACCCTCGAAAACGGCGGAGTGGACCTGGCTCCGTTCCACGACCAGGAAGGCAATGTGCCGGAAGAGGTCAAGACCGCGATTGAGGATCTGAAGGCCAAGATCATCGACGGCGAGATCAAGGTCGAGTCCAAGTCCAGCCCCCAGCAGTAA
- a CDS encoding ABC transporter ATP-binding protein: MKLELKGITKRFGSLVANDHIDLVVEPGQVHSLLGENGAGKSTLMNVLYGLYEPTEGQILLDGKPVTFNGPSDAMAAGIGMVHQHFMLVPVFTVAENVALGNESTRLGGALNLQTTRTRIREISDKYGFDVDPDAVVEDLPVGVQQRVEIIKALIRDAEVLILDEPTAVLTPRETDELLAIMRQLTSDGKGVVFISHKLREVKAVSDVITVIRRGKVMGQAEPSASTTELAALMVGRSVSLTLGREAATPGEETFRVENLSVLSGNGQAVVNGLSFGIAKGEILAVAGVQGNGQTELTEAIMGLQDHVTGSIRLDGRELVGMKTSRIIDSGVGFVPEDRSVDGLVGTFSVAENLVLNQYNEPPFARGLSMKPSVVAANADAKITEFDIRTQSAAALAGTLSGGNQQKVVMARELSRPLSLFIASQPTRGVDVGSIEFLHRRIIAERDAGTPVMIVSTELDEVLELGDRIAVLYGGRLMGIVPGGTSRNVLGLMMAGMTAEEALAREAASEENNTEGGAL, from the coding sequence GTGAAACTCGAACTCAAGGGCATCACTAAGCGATTCGGTTCGCTGGTGGCCAACGACCACATCGACCTCGTGGTCGAACCCGGGCAGGTGCACAGCCTGCTCGGTGAAAACGGCGCCGGTAAATCGACGTTGATGAACGTCCTTTACGGACTGTATGAACCCACCGAGGGGCAGATCCTCCTCGACGGCAAACCCGTGACCTTCAACGGACCTTCAGACGCGATGGCTGCAGGGATCGGCATGGTGCACCAGCACTTTATGCTGGTGCCCGTGTTCACCGTGGCGGAGAACGTCGCTTTGGGAAATGAATCGACGCGGCTCGGGGGCGCACTGAACCTGCAAACTACCCGCACACGCATCCGTGAAATCTCCGACAAGTACGGCTTCGACGTTGATCCCGATGCCGTGGTCGAGGACCTGCCCGTGGGCGTGCAGCAGCGCGTGGAAATCATCAAGGCACTGATCCGGGACGCCGAGGTGCTGATCCTTGATGAGCCGACCGCCGTCCTGACGCCCCGCGAAACGGACGAGCTGCTCGCCATCATGCGCCAGCTCACCAGCGACGGCAAAGGCGTGGTCTTCATTTCGCACAAGCTGCGCGAGGTCAAGGCGGTGTCCGATGTCATTACCGTGATCCGCCGCGGCAAGGTCATGGGCCAGGCTGAGCCCTCCGCCAGCACCACCGAACTCGCTGCCCTGATGGTTGGCCGCTCCGTCAGCCTGACCCTGGGCCGGGAGGCTGCAACGCCGGGCGAGGAAACCTTCCGCGTGGAGAACCTCTCCGTGCTGTCCGGGAATGGACAGGCGGTGGTGAACGGCCTCAGCTTCGGCATTGCCAAGGGGGAAATCCTGGCGGTCGCCGGTGTCCAGGGCAACGGCCAGACCGAACTGACCGAAGCGATCATGGGCCTCCAGGACCACGTCACCGGGTCCATCAGGCTCGACGGCCGCGAACTGGTGGGCATGAAAACCAGTCGGATCATCGACTCAGGCGTCGGCTTTGTCCCCGAGGACCGCTCGGTGGACGGCCTCGTTGGAACGTTCTCGGTTGCCGAGAACCTGGTCCTGAACCAGTACAACGAGCCGCCTTTTGCCCGCGGCCTGTCCATGAAGCCCTCGGTCGTCGCGGCCAATGCGGACGCGAAGATTACCGAGTTCGACATCCGCACGCAGTCCGCTGCGGCCCTGGCCGGCACCCTTTCGGGCGGCAACCAGCAGAAAGTGGTCATGGCACGGGAGCTGTCCCGTCCGCTCTCACTCTTCATTGCCAGCCAGCCCACCCGCGGCGTCGACGTCGGGTCCATCGAGTTCCTGCACCGGCGGATCATCGCCGAACGTGATGCCGGCACGCCGGTGATGATCGTGTCCACGGAACTGGATGAAGTGCTGGAACTGGGCGACCGCATTGCCGTGCTGTACGGCGGACGTCTTATGGGCATTGTGCCCGGAGGCACCTCGCGGAACGTGCTGGGCCTGATGATGGCCGGAATGACGGCCGAAGAAGCACTGGCCCGCGAAGCAGCGTCAGAAGAGAACAATACCGAGGGAGGGGCCCTGTGA